One segment of Fibrobacter sp. UWB10 DNA contains the following:
- a CDS encoding AAA family ATPase: MSDFNNDAEKVLAKAQSLRDRCSHSYLGAAHLAVGLVEGPDATLKKLYKSKGAKTNELRGKLEPFVQKIPRMEGVNPDVEPDNDLNRILRASVQAARQVNRMVTPGDMLVALMKFSGDRGLAKVFEDALGSVEVVETWLSDPFAGAANAEEQSPLKLYGRELVEMAADGKLSPVIGREEEIRRVILILSRKTKNNPCLVGEPGVGKTAIVEGLAERIYRGDVPDALKGKKLFALDLSALMAGAKYRGDFEERLKAVLDALEEDGNTLLFIDEIHTIVGAGKTEGSMDLGNMLKPKLARGELHCIGATTTQEYRKYIEKDSALERRFQPVQVDEPSEEESISILRGIKDGFDAHHGVRLHDNALVAAVKLSNRYISDRFLPDKAIDLIDEAASLVKTQMDTVPEALDTLQRKELQMKIEEQALAKETDDTSVKRLKELREELATTDAAVKLMQDRWQERRAKNAELQGLKKSLQQAKDEMEQAEARYDLNRAAELKYNKIVNLEKEIAAKTEEIRKSASDGDLSEEVTEETIALVVSRWTGIPVTKLCEGEKAKLLHLDERLHARVIGQDEAVEAVSEAILRNRSGLSRENAPIGSFLFLGPTGVGKTELARALSTELFDSEAALVRIDMSEYMEKHSVSRLIGAPPGYVGYEEGGQLTEAVRTHPYCVILLDEIEKAHPDVFNTLLQVLDDGRLTDGKGRTVNFKNTLILMTSNLGAAHFQNRAGDAKPVTLKEIEPELRGFFRPEFLNRLDEVLVFQSLTKPQIKDIVKLKFKGLAERAARQDLQLTLTDKALDAIADGAYQPEFGARPIQRYLERNVERPLSHAILAGEVSAAKPVTIDYDGATFTVK, encoded by the coding sequence ATGTCCGATTTTAATAACGATGCAGAAAAAGTGTTGGCCAAGGCGCAGAGCCTGCGTGACCGTTGCTCGCATTCCTACCTGGGTGCGGCCCATTTGGCCGTGGGTCTAGTCGAAGGCCCCGATGCCACCCTGAAGAAACTTTATAAATCCAAAGGCGCGAAGACCAACGAACTCCGCGGCAAGCTGGAACCGTTCGTGCAGAAGATTCCCCGTATGGAAGGCGTGAACCCCGACGTGGAACCGGATAACGACTTGAACCGCATCTTGCGTGCTTCCGTGCAGGCGGCGCGCCAAGTGAACCGTATGGTGACCCCGGGCGATATGCTCGTGGCCTTGATGAAGTTCTCGGGCGACCGAGGCCTTGCGAAGGTGTTCGAAGATGCTTTGGGAAGCGTCGAGGTCGTGGAAACATGGCTTTCGGACCCGTTTGCGGGAGCCGCCAATGCCGAGGAACAGTCTCCCTTGAAATTGTACGGGCGTGAACTCGTGGAAATGGCTGCCGACGGAAAGCTTTCGCCGGTGATTGGCCGTGAAGAAGAAATCCGCCGCGTCATCTTGATCTTGAGCCGAAAGACGAAAAACAACCCGTGCCTGGTCGGTGAACCTGGCGTGGGTAAGACCGCTATTGTCGAAGGGCTCGCCGAGCGAATCTATCGCGGCGATGTGCCTGACGCTCTGAAGGGCAAGAAGTTGTTTGCGCTCGATTTGTCTGCCTTGATGGCGGGCGCAAAGTACCGCGGCGATTTCGAAGAACGTTTGAAAGCCGTGCTGGACGCCCTCGAAGAAGACGGCAATACCTTGCTGTTCATCGACGAAATCCACACCATCGTGGGTGCGGGCAAGACCGAAGGCTCCATGGACTTGGGCAACATGCTTAAGCCGAAGCTCGCCCGTGGTGAACTGCACTGCATCGGTGCGACCACCACGCAGGAATACCGCAAGTACATCGAGAAGGATTCCGCCTTGGAACGCCGTTTCCAGCCCGTGCAGGTTGACGAGCCGAGCGAAGAGGAATCGATTTCTATTCTGCGTGGCATCAAGGACGGATTCGATGCGCACCACGGCGTGCGTCTGCACGACAACGCGCTTGTGGCGGCGGTAAAACTTTCGAACCGCTACATCAGCGACCGTTTCTTGCCGGACAAGGCTATTGACCTGATTGACGAGGCGGCAAGCCTTGTGAAGACGCAGATGGATACCGTGCCCGAAGCCTTGGACACCTTGCAGCGTAAGGAACTCCAGATGAAAATCGAGGAGCAGGCCTTGGCGAAGGAAACCGACGACACCAGCGTAAAGCGCCTGAAAGAGTTGCGTGAAGAACTCGCGACGACAGATGCGGCTGTAAAGCTGATGCAGGACCGCTGGCAGGAACGCCGTGCGAAAAACGCCGAGTTGCAGGGCCTTAAAAAGTCTTTGCAGCAGGCGAAGGACGAGATGGAGCAGGCTGAAGCCCGCTACGACTTGAACCGCGCCGCCGAACTCAAGTACAACAAGATCGTGAACCTCGAAAAGGAAATCGCCGCGAAGACTGAAGAAATCAGGAAGTCCGCCAGCGACGGCGACTTGAGCGAAGAGGTGACCGAAGAGACGATTGCCCTCGTGGTAAGCCGCTGGACGGGAATTCCGGTGACCAAGCTTTGCGAAGGCGAAAAGGCCAAGTTGTTGCACTTGGACGAACGCCTGCATGCCCGCGTGATTGGCCAGGATGAAGCTGTCGAGGCTGTTTCCGAAGCCATCTTGCGTAACCGTAGTGGCCTTAGCCGCGAAAATGCGCCGATTGGTAGTTTCTTGTTCCTTGGCCCGACAGGTGTCGGCAAGACGGAACTTGCCCGTGCGCTTTCGACTGAACTGTTCGACAGCGAAGCAGCCCTGGTGCGTATCGACATGAGTGAATACATGGAAAAGCACAGTGTCAGCCGTTTGATTGGTGCGCCTCCGGGATACGTGGGCTACGAAGAAGGCGGCCAGCTGACCGAAGCCGTGCGTACGCATCCGTACTGCGTGATTCTGCTCGACGAAATCGAGAAGGCTCACCCCGACGTGTTCAATACGCTGTTGCAGGTGCTTGACGACGGTCGTTTGACCGATGGCAAGGGCCGTACCGTGAACTTCAAGAACACCTTGATTCTGATGACGTCGAACCTGGGCGCCGCTCATTTCCAGAACCGCGCGGGTGATGCAAAGCCTGTGACCTTGAAGGAAATCGAGCCGGAACTCCGCGGATTCTTCCGTCCGGAATTCCTGAACCGCTTGGACGAAGTGCTGGTATTCCAGAGCCTCACGAAGCCGCAGATCAAGGACATCGTGAAACTCAAATTCAAGGGTCTGGCCGAACGCGCCGCCCGTCAGGATTTGCAGCTCACGCTGACCGACAAGGCGCTCGATGCCATCGCCGATGGCGCTTACCAGCCGGAATTCGGCGCACGCCCGATTCAGCGTTACCTGGAACGGAACGTGGAACGCCCGCTGAGCCACGCCATCCTCGCTGGCGAAGTGAGTGCAGCAAAGCCCGTAACCATCGACTACGACGGAGCTACATTCACGGTGAAGTAA
- a CDS encoding fibrobacter succinogenes major paralogous domain-containing protein, giving the protein MKFWLVLFVSLFVVYASAAPKSKKKNEFKDPRDKQMYRTVKIAGLEWLGDNLNYKTEGSFCYKDEDDQCMVFGRLYTWDAAKKACPAGFRLPTHADFESLWTAAGADFNAGYLIKADYGWSGDTNGNDTLKFSAMPAGNRFDDETYGNTAKFAFFWSSDDSSEGIAPGSARVWYLTSKSMAFGYMSKPKNFGFSVRCVR; this is encoded by the coding sequence ATGAAATTCTGGCTGGTCTTGTTTGTTAGTTTGTTTGTAGTCTACGCCTCGGCGGCTCCCAAGTCTAAAAAGAAAAACGAGTTCAAGGACCCGCGCGACAAGCAGATGTATCGTACGGTGAAAATTGCCGGCCTCGAATGGCTGGGCGACAACCTGAATTACAAAACCGAGGGCAGTTTCTGCTACAAAGATGAAGACGACCAGTGCATGGTTTTCGGCAGGCTCTACACTTGGGATGCGGCCAAAAAGGCATGCCCCGCCGGGTTCCGCTTGCCGACTCACGCCGACTTTGAAAGCCTCTGGACTGCGGCAGGCGCCGACTTTAACGCGGGCTACTTGATTAAGGCTGATTACGGCTGGTCGGGCGACACCAACGGCAACGATACTCTCAAATTCTCGGCGATGCCTGCTGGCAACCGTTTCGACGACGAAACCTACGGCAATACCGCCAAATTCGCCTTCTTCTGGAGCTCCGACGATTCCTCCGAAGGCATTGCCCCGGGCTCTGCCCGTGTGTGGTATCTCACCAGCAAATCCATGGCATTTGGCTATATGTCCAAACCCAAGAACTTCGGATTCTCTGTACGGTGTGTTAGATGA